In the genome of Bos mutus isolate GX-2022 chromosome 28, NWIPB_WYAK_1.1, whole genome shotgun sequence, the window TTAACTAATGGGCTAATActgaaatttctatttctattgaaAATTCTAATGGACTAAACCTTTGCTTATTACACTATTACAATATTTACCGAGAGTATTGTAAAATTCTGCCATACAACTGTAAGGTGCAGTATATTCAATCACATAAAACCTGAGGTTGTGTTATTCTAAGACTTAATCAAATAATAAGAGTAAGTCTGCAGTTAGCCAGCTGGAGGTGGTGGGAGGTTAGGGAGCCAAATGCCAATTATGTCTGAGTTCATATTATTATGGGGTTCATAATCATGAGTTCTTTTCTGTATTCCAACCAACAGATATCAGCATGGCAATAAAGGTTGTTGTAAGTGccatagtgaaaatgaaaaggaagtgaaaatgtaaagagatggaaaagagaCATCTCAAGGGCCAAGTCTTGGGAGGACTGGACAGGAGGCAAGGCTAAGTAGTAAGTCAAAGAGATACTACTGGACCACTTTACGAATGCCAGTGCTGGACTTGCCTGGCgatcagtggttaagaccctgcacttACACTGCAGGTGGCCTAAGTTCAATTCTTGGTGGGGGAGCTAAGGCCAAAAAagcgggggcagggtgggggggggagggtattaaaaaacaaatgccaATGGTGACAGAAGAGACAAGAGATAGAAGCAGTTTCATTCCATCATTTTGGTTGGCAAAGGGATAAGAGGGGAGGTCTAAGCAGATTTTAAATATGCTGATTTCAAGCTAACGGAAAACTCAGATGAACAGGTAGTTTAAAAATATAGGACTTGAATATAAGGTCAGGGTTCTGACACAATGGTAATTATGGACAAAACTGAAAGTAAACAGTCTAGAAATggtttcagaaggaaaaacattcaGTAAGAATCATTAGAGGAAGAATTAGAGGTAGAAGAACCACATTAACATAAAAGGTAATATTTGAAGTTTATGGTATCTTTTCACATACATTATATTTAATGGAACCCTTGAGAGGTGGGAGATTAGTTTCAAGtcgatttattcattcataaatatttattaagttctaCTGAGAATAGGAGGGTGAGTAAGTCACAGTCCTTGCCCTTAATGAGTTTCTAATCCAATGGGAGAAGCAGACATGTAAAGTAATTAGGGGCTCTGATCCCAGCATTAACAATACTGGTTAGTAACTGGCTATTTACTTTCCAGTCTCCATTACAGGAAAATCACATGAGGCTAAGTGATAGTTCTGTCACTCTTCTATCTCCAAAGCCCAACAAAAGATCTAAGTCGTAGGCACTCAAGAAATATTCTAAATGAACTGCATGAAAACCAGGAGTATCTCAACAATGATGAGCATTATTTTCTGGCAGAGAATAAGGTGTATGGGGAGAGTACAATATTAGAAAATATGGGTAAAGTTGGTTGGAGAGATCAGATTTTGGAAAGCCTTACATGCCAAGGAATTTATAGATGGCAGTATTGGGGATTCTGAGAATTTAATACATGGGAATGATACAATCAGATTTGTGTTTTGGAAAGACAGCTTTGGAGTGTACTGGatagactggagtgggtagaggTTACAGGAAGGGAACTGTTGAGTACTTTAATACAATGGATCAGTGCTTTCTAAACTTAAACATATTTACGTATGCATACAGAATGGGAAGCCAACAGAAGAGCAAAGTGCTTTGATCTGTATTCAGGGCCCTGGCTCTGTTCAGTAGATgctcaaagagaaaaacataaaacaggggGTACCCAGTAGAAACTTCACAAATGgacattttcttccctctttctttcctctcggTATAATGTTCAAAAAAGAGCCAATGGATAAATCTTGAGGATATAAGGCAGGGAATGAAAAAGGCCctcaagagacagaaaaggagggGATGAAGAACAGGAGAGTTTGTttggctgagggcaggaggacaaacTTTTCTTGAGATGAAGGCAGACTATTTGAAGACAGACCTAAAGTAGTACAGCGGAAGAAAGGCAAGAAGAGTTTACATTTAAATGGGAGAAGAATGCAGAAGGTGGGGTGCTAGATTGGGATTTTAAATCTTCATCAGGATTAGATGGAAAATAAAAGGGCTCTTGAGGCTTTAGTACGTTAACTTGCAATGGCGGCAACAGTTTTGAAAACATCCCCCTAGTAGCACTAGGCACCATGGGAAGGGCAAATCATGGAACCTCGGATTCTTCCTGGGAACTGGCAGGACAGGCGGGACctaaagaaagggagaaggtgATTGAAGAAAGCTCTTGAAAGGGTCCCTGAAGAGAATGACTACAAAGTATAGGTTAGGAAGAGAAGTCAACTCAGGAAGCTGACAGTGAGAACTGATGCATTTAAAACCTTGCTGAGGTCAGAAAGTCATTTCTATCAACATAACTAGCCTTCATTCTTTTGATTTTGCCAACAAATAAAATCAGTTTCGTTTTCTTCTGTGTTAACCACCATGACTACAGTTCAAGTGAAAAAGATGTTTGATTATTTAATACACAATTCTTTGCCAAGCATTTCTGTCACTGAAAAGCAAGATAAAAATGACAGAAGAATCATGAGTTGTACCAGGCCGAAATTAATTTGATTAGATAAGGAATAACTACTTAAGCAATCTTTATACTTACAGGTAATTTGTCAATATAGTTAGCATTAGATCTTTCTGAGTAATCCAGTTTAAGTTATAGgttcaaaaaataaagttcaaacaTCTGTAGGGTAGCACAAATATCTGATTTTCAGAAGAGGCTTCCCTGGATCAATTAAAATGGAAGATTCAAATTTTCAGTTAGATAAGGCAATACCCAACTTTTTCAAAAAAGACTTAGGTTAAGTGCTTTGGTGGGAATCCTTACACAAGTATATGGTAATCTGATAACATATTGCACAACAAATCAAGCAAAATGTAATGTTACTGAGAAATACAAACTTTGGGATGTCAGTGACACCTCTTACTACAGAAAATagtgtctctttttcttcatAGCTCTTGGGCCACAAGATTGCTCCAGGAGCTTAgggtttaaaatgaaacaaagggaTAGTCACGGTTAAGGCACTATAAAGCTAACTGTGCCCGAGTCTAGACACTTTGGCTCTCAGGttaactcttttcttttctttaatcagAGATTAAAGATGCCTACTTCCTTTTTCCATTCAAGCAACTGATTGCCTTTGGGTGGGGGGCCGGCGGCTAGTGATGTGCGTGggaaggaaaaggtcagttgCCCCAGCTTTTGACTTGAGGTGAGCCAGTAACTCTTTTATGGTTTTTACTACTAAGAAAGGTTTAAAGACTCCTTcctaaaatattttgcatataccttttcttttttcctaaatggAAAGATACCGCTATAACCAGACACTAATTTTGAGGTGGAAGttacattagggcttccctgctggctcagtgggaatctgcttgcaaaacaggaaatgcaggagactcaggtttgatccctgggtcagggagatcccttgaacaggaaatggcaagccactccagtattcttgcctggaaaattccatgggcagagaagtctggcaggctacaacccacagagttgcaaagagttaagacACAACAGAGCACTGAGCATGTGTGTGGGTAGCAAGTTACACAGGAGGAAAAAGTTATCTGGGCTAGTGTGTAAACTTCATTCAGTGAAGACTCCTTGGTTAAAACAGCGGAATTTGCTGGttggggaggaaggaaaaaacgAGTTGAAACAAAGTGCCAGAATGCTTACTTTCATGGTCAGCTTCTTCATGGAAGTAAGGGAATTTCCAGGGAGGAGAATGAATTATTCTAAGCAACAACatttaggaagaaagaagagtTCCTGTGATCTTTGGGCCAGTGAGCTATAGAAACTGGTCCCAAGTTGATGGCTCAGAAATGGGGTAGATGAATTGTGAACTGCCCATGTAGTACAGTTAGGAAGTATGTGGATAAAAGTTCCTGGAAGCTGAAGTCTTCTTTATTGACAGAATCCACAGAACATGTGAGGCAGAGATGGCCACAAGGTCCCAACATAGCACATTCTGACATTCAAATTAGACTTATTTAAATGTGGCTCCTTTTGATTCCTACAACTTTGTACTATGATGATTATCTGTACACAGGGATTCTAAATGGAAACAACTCacatcatcattatcacccaatTTTTGGAGACTAACAGCTTGGTCCAATTTTTAAGGTAATAggccaaaagacaaaaaaaagtcaACCAAGTATCAGGCCTAGTCGAGAATGGCTTAACATTATTCATTCTCTTCTTTGAACATTTTACTTAAGTGTTTTATTAGAGCTACTAGCTCAGGGTTTCCACCACGAGCATCAATTTGTTTATAGGCTTTAGATTCAAGCTCTTTAAGAGTATTCCGAGTATATTCGAAGGAACCTACATTCTCAAGGTAATGtacacagtattttttaatatctatgtTTTCGGTTCTCTGGCGTAAGATATTCTGCACCTGGGTGCTTTCCGGTCTTGACCAGATAGCATGAATAGTAGGGAATGAGAACTTTCCCTCTGTTAGATCTTCACAAAAGCTTTTGTTTTCACTGTATTCTTTGGAGTGTAGATTAGCGTAATCATCCCTAATTTGGAAAAAGAGCCCAAGTGTATCAAGTAGTGGTTTTAAATCTTCTTTGTAATCAGAGAACAACTGCATGAGACCTACTGCTAATCCAAATAGTCCACCTGTCTTTTGCAGCACCATTGCTTTATACTCTTCTTCGGTGGGACAAGTGTAATTATCCCTCCAGTAGATATCTAGGCCTTGTCCCTGATGGAGTTCTAAAAGCTGGCGGGTAAAGAGCTTTACTGCATCCGGGTGATTGAGGGTTAAGACTTTCTCTAGGCcaagaaaatatacataattaGCAGAATTGATGACAGATGGAATTCCATAGATACTGTGTGCCACTGGAAAGCCACGTCGGAGTTTTGAGTTGTCTTCAATATCATCGATGAGTAAACTGGCATTATGCAACATTTCTGTCACTTCAATGATAATCTAGTAAAAAATACAAttgaaaaatttcattttatttgaattattcaAAAGAGCTTACCAATACTTATTATATAACAGATTATCAGTGTCAGGTGTCTtagtttttataattaattattatcTAGAGACCTCAATAGAAATAGCATATGATCACTAAACTGAGTTAAGAGCTAGGAATATTTTTACACAGTATCTATTAATTTCTTGGGCTTAAGAATGAAGttagagaacttccctggtggtccagtggttaagaatatttCAATTCAGGatatgtgtgttcagtccctagtcaggaactaggatcccacaggaTGCGGGGCAACTAAGACCGTGCCACAACAGAGAGACCACATACTGCAACAAAGatgctgtgtgccacaactaaggcctgacgcagccataaacaaatacgtacatactaaaaaaaaaaataatgaagttatAATTGCCTAAATACCTGTAGCTTGTCTTCTGGAACTTTTAGCCAATGATTAAACGCCTGTGAAAGTTTGGTTCTCACTTGTTTACCTGCATTTAAAGAATACAATTTggcaataaattaatattttaattataaggaacacattcagaataaaataaaataaaaataaagaaacttctTCTAAAACTAGTAAGACCTGATAAATTCAGCCCCACCAATTCATTACCTACTATAGAGCTTATCTCCTACTGCTGGGTCCCTACTGCCAAAACTCGTATCCTAAAGACacataaccttttaaaatttaggCAGGTGAAACAGATTTATAGTACTCCAGTGGcccatctggagaaggcaatggcaacccattccagtactcttgcctggaaaatcccatggacggaggagcctggtgggctgcagtccatggggttgctaagagtcggacatgactgagcaacttcacttttacttttcactttcatgcactggagaaggaaatggcaacccactccagtgctcttgcctggagaatcccagggatgggggagcctggtgggctgccgtctatggggtcacacagagtcagacatgactgaagcgacttagcagcagcagcagtggcccaTCAGTGCACCCACTCCTTTCATCTTAACTTATATCAACAATTTTGGAATGGAATGGCTTTTATGATCATTCCTTTTATGAAAAGGGAGACAGTCTAGTTAGTGACAGCCTATTTCAGAGACTacaggtatttattttatttaattgaaatatagtggaTTTATAATGTGTTACCTTTCTACTATagtgtaaagtgattcagttatacatatatatacattctcttttttaatattcttttacattatgatttatcataggatactgaatatagttccctgagctatatagcaggaccttgttgtttatccatcccatACATAACTATAGGTATTTCTAAGTAAAGGTACTTTGCTACTGAATTACCTTATAAAATGACCTCTTAAAATTATTTACCTTTAAGATTTTAGAGACTGGAcagctttgtttcttttcaagcaAAAAGTAAGATTACCATCCCATGAAGTATTCCTTTTTAACATCCTGAATTTAGtcaaaagttaatttattttgacTGGGGCTATTAGTTTTTCaatattatctttttcttatacAGAAAGCTCAAGAGAGATATTTGGTTAATAGTCACCTCTAGAAGCTGTTTTAGCCCAGATATAAAGAAATGGTAGCTAAAAACCACAATCAgttcatttaataaaaatgttctatgaGATTCCTGCTAAAGTGAATGCATAGCAACATACTAATTGCAGATTAGGCTTCAGAGAAATAGTTACATAAAAAGTTTCAGTAaacaaaaacagtattttctGAGTCCTATCTGTTTTTCTCTGCACCAATCATCCAAACAAGTGAATACATACACCCTCATCACATACCCAAATGGAAAAAGTTTCACTTTCTGTGAAAAGTCTAAAAGGGAAGGCTCTCTTAGGGTTCTGGAAGTAGTGTCCTCTATTAACCCTTAAGGTGAACAAGGTCTGAGTAGCAATTATACCCTTAACATCTGATGTATTTTCCAGTTTGACAAAGGTCAATCTGGGCTACAATGAGAATGCACAATTGTGCAAAGTAACTTCATCACTTTAAAAAACCAAGCTTCATTTTCATTAGaagatgaagaaaacagaagcaatgtacAGTCACATTTCCACTGTCATTTCAGAATGTATTTGGAAAATAGTCAAATGAATGGCTTAATTTACACATACTCAGGTTTTGTTTTCAGGTTTTAATATTACAATAATAACTGTTTCCTCTTTAAGACCTTAAGATTACTGACTCCCTTTCTGCACGCTTACTTCTTCCTCGGCTTTCAACCGCAAAGGCCTGGGGACCTACCCTTCTGCATaggtaaataaacaaacataaatacAAGTCATTCTATTAATACTtcactagttccaaataggaaaaggagtacgtcaaggctgtatattgtcatcctgcttatttaatttatatgcagagtacatcatgagaaatgctgggctggaagaagcacaaactggaatcaagattgctgggagatataataacctcagatatgcagacgacaccatccttatggcagaaagtgaagaggaactaaaaagcctcttgatgaaggtgaaagagagtgaaaaagttggcttaaagctcaacattcagaaaacaaagatcatggcatctggtcccatcacttcatgggaaatagatggggaaacagtggaaacagtgtcagactttatttttctgggctccaaaaccactgcagatggtgactgcagccatgaaattaaaagacgcttactccttggaagaaaagttatgaccaacctagatagcatattcaaaagcagagacattactttgccaacaaaggttcacctagtcaaggctatggtttttcctgtggtcatgtatggatgtgagagttggactgtgaagaaggctgagcgccgaagaattgatgcttttgaagtgtggtgttggagaagactcttgagagtcccttggactgcaaggagatccaatcagtccattctgaaggagatcagtcctgggatttctttggaaggaatgatgctaaagctgaaactccagtactttggccacctcatgcgaagagttgactcattggaaaagactctgatgctgggagggattgggggcaggaggagaaggggacgacagaggatgagatggctggatggcatcactgactcgatggacacgagtctgagtgaactctgggagttggtgatggacagggaggcctggcgtgctgtgattcatggggtcgcaaagagtcggagacgactgagtgactgaactgaactgaatttcagaaCACCCTAATgtcaaaaattattattataacctTTTATTGTAAGAGTAACTTTACAATAAGTGGTCTCACCCACCTTTAAGACACTTTGGTAACTCTGAAGGTCTCTGTGAAAAAAATGCATAACAGTTTCCTGCTTCTTTAGGAAAATCTTTTGAGATTATAGTCTACCATGAATGcaagagtatagttgattaaaaaaaaaagatgggatacCTAACGAGTCTTAAATATGTTATCCAAAGGCCTAAAGCATTACTTCCGAATAATGAGAATTACAACAAAGCTACTGGAGTAGTTCACTAGGTACGTAAGCATTATTAGTAACATGTAAATACAGGCAGTTCTTGCTTTGTATAGTGGTGGAATGGGAGACACTGGGAGATGCTAGTTAAGACTCTTATAACTGATAACTGGCACATTTTACAGTAGCCCAGTTCCAACCAGTGTTTGCCAGCTCGTAACAAAGTAAGCCCAGCAACAGGCGGGGAGAGTTCAGGAGAAACAGTGTGACCTGTCTCAATTCGAGATCCTAAAATAAGTGAAGCTACTGGCAGCTGAATAAATGTCACCCAAAAGCTGTCCCTTGGCTTTTTCTGTAACAGTTGGCAATGTTCCCTTGTATTCTCCACTTGTTTCTCCTCCATGCTTTTGAAGCATTGACATTAGTAAGTGTGTCTCCATTATAGTCTGCTATGTTGActtagctgctactgctgctaagtcacttcagtcgtgtccgactctgtgtgatcccatagatggcagccaccaggct includes:
- the GGPS1 gene encoding geranylgeranyl pyrophosphate synthase; its protein translation is MEKTQETVQRILLEPYKYLLQLPGKQVRTKLSQAFNHWLKVPEDKLQIIIEVTEMLHNASLLIDDIEDNSKLRRGFPVAHSIYGIPSVINSANYVYFLGLEKVLTLNHPDAVKLFTRQLLELHQGQGLDIYWRDNYTCPTEEEYKAMVLQKTGGLFGLAVGLMQLFSDYKEDLKPLLDTLGLFFQIRDDYANLHSKEYSENKSFCEDLTEGKFSFPTIHAIWSRPESTQVQNILRQRTENIDIKKYCVHYLENVGSFEYTRNTLKELESKAYKQIDARGGNPELVALIKHLSKMFKEENE